In a single window of the Methanolobus psychrophilus R15 genome:
- a CDS encoding chaperone protein DnaJ, with amino-acid sequence MSVPDYYSVLGMPPGASQDELKKRYRTLIAKYHPDRNSDAGAEEQSKRINEAYSILADPEKRTRYDRSLHYPGYAASAFEGNSTYGNSDGNSTRSNFRSYSCGNYTYRSYTYRTHDAQGSAENVDFFGILLSSLLKVAAILLVLWLVLHFFVLFMFLLFLMMLLYLVWVVLGQILGFFFGRR; translated from the coding sequence ATGAGTGTGCCTGATTATTACTCTGTTCTTGGAATGCCTCCCGGAGCTTCACAGGACGAGCTCAAGAAGAGATATCGTACTCTGATCGCAAAATACCATCCTGACAGAAACTCCGATGCGGGCGCTGAAGAGCAGTCAAAGAGGATAAATGAAGCTTATAGCATTCTTGCGGATCCGGAAAAGCGAACCCGTTATGATCGCAGTCTTCATTATCCTGGATATGCAGCAAGCGCCTTTGAAGGCAACAGCACTTATGGCAATTCCGACGGTAACAGTACCCGCAGCAATTTCAGGTCGTACTCCTGTGGGAATTACACTTACAGGTCTTATACATATCGGACTCATGATGCACAGGGATCCGCAGAAAATGTGGATTTCTTCGGAATACTACTTAGCTCTCTCCTGAAAGTAGCAGCTATATTGCTGGTCCTTTGGCTGGTGCTGCACTTCTTTGTTCTATTCATGTTCCTGCTATTCCTGATGATGCTCTTGTATCTTGTATGGGTTGTACTTGGTCAGATACTGGGTTTCTTCTTCGGCAGGAGATGA
- a CDS encoding CutA1 divalent ion tolerance protein produces MYIEIHTTVRDMEEARKIASVLVEKKLAACVNMYPVTSLYRWEGKIEEDEEVALSIKSTSEKSGDIMRTIRALHSYDLPAITYWEMKGDVEYLEWIKDSTR; encoded by the coding sequence ATGTATATTGAGATTCACACAACAGTAAGGGACATGGAAGAAGCAAGGAAAATAGCGAGCGTTCTTGTTGAAAAAAAGCTTGCTGCATGTGTCAATATGTACCCTGTAACTTCTCTTTACAGATGGGAAGGAAAGATAGAGGAGGATGAGGAAGTAGCACTTTCCATAAAGAGCACCTCCGAGAAATCAGGAGATATAATGAGAACTATCAGAGCATTACACAGTTATGACCTCCCTGCCATCACTTATTGGGAAATGAAGGGAGACGTGGAATACCTTGAATGGATAAAGGATTCTACCCGCTGA
- a CDS encoding TPR repeat-containing protein: MSKEEKSVSKRWTVQGIRETDPDRKMHYFTLALELNPYDAVALNQKGMLHHKKGEFEKAIVCYDRLLNTADTSAGNAEAVKPGPVAVLYNKSLALKCLGKNEAALNFVKKALRHDPENEKLKKLQEQILMMTEDIRNTPVKRARAEPGKIPANVIYSDWQPPGVMTLLAHAMKCSQSDIKYYKGFGEDLIKEKAIQDKLSWHVYCCTVCMFQHKNVCRHSESKGMAVSATAICRRFRPKESL; this comes from the coding sequence ATGAGCAAGGAAGAAAAGTCAGTCTCAAAAAGATGGACGGTCCAGGGAATCCGTGAAACAGACCCTGACAGGAAAATGCATTACTTCACCCTGGCACTGGAACTTAACCCATACGACGCTGTGGCGCTGAACCAGAAAGGGATGCTTCACCACAAAAAAGGAGAGTTTGAAAAGGCCATCGTCTGCTACGACAGGCTATTGAACACTGCAGATACTTCCGCAGGAAACGCTGAAGCAGTAAAACCAGGTCCTGTGGCTGTGTTATACAATAAGAGCCTTGCACTGAAATGCCTGGGAAAGAACGAGGCAGCCCTGAATTTCGTTAAGAAGGCGCTCAGACATGATCCGGAGAATGAGAAACTAAAAAAGCTTCAGGAGCAGATCCTGATGATGACGGAGGATATCAGGAACACCCCCGTAAAAAGAGCACGTGCCGAACCCGGGAAGATTCCTGCCAACGTCATATATAGCGACTGGCAGCCTCCCGGAGTCATGACTCTCCTGGCTCATGCAATGAAGTGCAGCCAGAGCGACATCAAATACTACAAAGGGTTTGGCGAGGACCTCATAAAAGAGAAGGCGATACAGGATAAACTGAGCTGGCACGTGTACTGTTGTACAGTCTGCATGTTCCAGCACAAGAATGTCTGCAGGCACAGTGAGTCAAAGGGAATGGCCGTTTCAGCAACTGCTATTTGCAGGCGCTTCAGGCCAAAAGAAAGCTTATGA
- a CDS encoding response regulator receiver protein, with protein sequence MAQILVVEDNPVNMELTVDLLVACGHSVTQAEDGFVALKKIKYEKFSLILLDMQLPKMDGLELLSLLRKDEGTKDVPVIALTAHSMRGDHERFIEAGCTDYISKPIDIKSFWSKIEYYVNKQALC encoded by the coding sequence ATGGCGCAGATACTGGTAGTTGAAGATAATCCCGTAAATATGGAGTTAACAGTTGACTTGCTGGTAGCTTGCGGACACAGCGTGACACAGGCTGAAGATGGATTCGTTGCACTCAAGAAAATCAAATATGAAAAATTCAGCCTTATCCTGCTTGATATGCAGTTGCCCAAAATGGATGGACTTGAGCTGCTTTCTCTTCTTAGAAAAGACGAGGGTACAAAAGATGTTCCGGTGATAGCTTTAACAGCCCACTCCATGCGTGGTGATCATGAGCGCTTCATAGAGGCCGGATGTACTGATTACATCTCCAAGCCTATTGATATTAAGAGCTTCTGGAGCAAGATAGAATACTATGTCAACAAGCAGGCATTATGCTGA
- a CDS encoding Proteinase inhibitor I42, chagasin, producing MKNNGNIMMGIMVLIVIVIVAVTTLSLGCAENGNITGDVSDTGNAIGDDAEYVYRTAVVEEVDVRILESFPVQVHATARGYLPDGCTVVNSNATTVQREGNTFNVYLETVRPREAMCTEALVPFEQNIPLDVYGLERGTYTVNVNAVEETFELTTDNVLPE from the coding sequence ATGAAGAATAATGGAAACATCATGATGGGAATCATGGTCTTGATAGTGATAGTTATAGTTGCTGTCACTACGCTCTCCCTGGGATGTGCGGAAAATGGGAACATCACTGGAGACGTGAGTGACACTGGCAACGCTATAGGTGATGATGCCGAATACGTGTACAGAACTGCTGTAGTCGAGGAGGTTGATGTCAGGATACTTGAATCATTCCCTGTCCAGGTGCATGCAACTGCAAGGGGATACCTTCCTGATGGCTGCACCGTTGTAAATTCGAACGCCACCACTGTACAAAGAGAAGGGAATACTTTCAATGTGTACCTGGAAACAGTAAGACCAAGAGAGGCAATGTGTACAGAGGCACTTGTACCATTTGAGCAGAACATCCCCCTGGATGTGTACGGGCTTGAGAGAGGCACCTACACTGTAAATGTGAACGCTGTTGAGGAAACTTTTGAACTGACAACTGATAATGTGCTGCCGGAATAA